The following are encoded together in the Pelosinus sp. IPA-1 genome:
- a CDS encoding MFS transporter: MKKRWVVLAVSWIVFFVAFLDRVNLSVAMPLISKEFSLSPEQVGYLFSAFFITYTIFQIPGGYLSDKVGPKKVLLVALVWWSIMTMATGVARSFSQFFIVRVLFGIGEGLQPPCAFKLNSNWFPNQERATANAIFTSACSFGPAIAPSIAVAIIGLWGWHALFYIFGGLGFIILPLLHFLVKNSPEEDPTISKEEFEYIKNGQVEIAQSTSDETSVGLMSVLKNRNICLLALTYFGFMCAFFGLLSWLPSYLVKARGFELVKMGIFSGLPFLALGIAQPFGGWLSDKVFSGHRKTQAILVNLAAGPVLYGVVAAPTENVAMGLLVCTGFLVGMAFGPLWAMPMESVKRSYVGMATGVMNAGGSIGGILSPIIIGYLVGMSGYNAAFVFMGGALVFTALVVSLVKLPKKVDVHLTPTTEI; the protein is encoded by the coding sequence ATGAAAAAACGCTGGGTAGTTTTAGCGGTATCATGGATCGTATTTTTCGTAGCATTTCTCGATCGGGTAAATTTGTCGGTAGCTATGCCCCTCATATCCAAGGAATTTTCACTATCTCCAGAACAAGTCGGATATCTATTTAGTGCATTTTTTATTACATATACCATCTTTCAGATACCAGGTGGCTATCTGAGCGACAAAGTTGGGCCCAAAAAGGTGCTGCTTGTTGCCTTAGTATGGTGGTCGATTATGACAATGGCTACAGGGGTAGCTCGTTCATTTTCCCAATTTTTTATCGTACGTGTTCTCTTTGGTATTGGCGAAGGTCTTCAGCCTCCTTGCGCCTTCAAACTAAATAGCAACTGGTTTCCCAATCAAGAAAGGGCAACTGCTAATGCAATCTTTACCTCAGCATGTTCCTTCGGTCCTGCGATTGCACCGTCAATCGCTGTGGCTATTATTGGTCTCTGGGGCTGGCATGCGCTTTTTTATATTTTTGGTGGATTAGGCTTTATAATTCTTCCCTTGTTACATTTCCTAGTAAAAAATTCTCCGGAAGAGGATCCTACTATATCGAAAGAGGAATTTGAGTATATAAAAAATGGACAAGTAGAAATAGCCCAGTCAACGTCAGATGAAACGAGTGTAGGACTGATGAGTGTACTAAAAAATCGGAATATTTGTTTATTGGCCCTTACTTATTTCGGCTTTATGTGTGCATTCTTTGGTTTATTATCCTGGCTCCCCAGTTATTTAGTGAAAGCACGTGGTTTTGAATTGGTGAAAATGGGTATCTTCTCGGGATTGCCATTCTTAGCATTGGGGATTGCCCAACCATTTGGTGGATGGCTTTCCGATAAGGTGTTTAGCGGCCACCGCAAAACCCAGGCAATTCTTGTGAATTTAGCAGCTGGGCCAGTGCTTTATGGTGTGGTTGCAGCCCCAACAGAAAATGTTGCTATGGGACTTCTAGTTTGCACAGGATTTCTTGTAGGTATGGCGTTTGGTCCCTTATGGGCTATGCCAATGGAATCGGTTAAACGCAGTTATGTAGGTATGGCTACCGGCGTTATGAATGCAGGTGGTAGTATAGGTGGTATCTTATCTCCGATTATCATTGGATATTTGGTTGGCATGTCAGGTTATAATGCTGCATTCGTCTTTATGGGCGGTGCATTAGTCTTCACCGCTTTAGTTGTATCTTTAGTAAAATTACCTAAGAAAGTTGATGTGCATCTTACACCAACGACTGAGATTTAA
- a CDS encoding XRE family transcriptional regulator, whose product MMYDLTPIIGENLAKLRRKKRLSLDKLSELSGISKAMIGQIERGESNPTVNTLWKIASGLRVSFGKLIDTNQPATELVRLNDITPIIDTDGMTLVPLFSFDNDKGFEVFSVTMAPHSVHEAAGHVGGSEEYVLSFEGDLEITVETETYTLTAGDAIRFKSDQTHTYRNHSDKIVKFQTILYYS is encoded by the coding sequence ATGATGTATGATTTGACACCGATAATAGGAGAAAATCTTGCTAAGCTTCGCCGTAAAAAGAGACTTAGTCTTGATAAACTTTCCGAACTTTCGGGAATCAGCAAGGCAATGATTGGACAAATCGAGCGAGGAGAATCAAATCCAACTGTTAATACCTTATGGAAGATTGCTTCCGGTCTCCGCGTATCCTTTGGTAAACTGATTGATACAAATCAACCTGCTACAGAGTTAGTACGGCTAAACGATATTACTCCAATAATAGATACTGACGGCATGACCTTAGTTCCGTTGTTCTCCTTTGATAACGATAAAGGATTTGAAGTATTTTCGGTCACTATGGCACCACATTCCGTACATGAAGCCGCCGGTCATGTGGGAGGATCAGAGGAATACGTATTGTCCTTTGAAGGAGATCTTGAGATAACCGTGGAAACGGAGACCTATACGCTGACTGCAGGTGATGCAATTCGTTTCAAGTCTGACCAAACACATACGTATCGAAACCATTCCGATAAAATCGTGAAGTTTCAAACTATCCTCTATTATTCTTGA
- a CDS encoding L-2-amino-thiazoline-4-carboxylic acid hydrolase: MIDNKTSIKGDPVVDIQRGAMGHRATWTGLTYTKAREAGKAEDAEKFIREAISETGMVQGAEIKAKCQEPENVSCFAETFLTPNVVKTFELEFKTKTEERVDIEFHHCPLVKAWQDLGFDDATCEKLCDMAMDGDRRIAKAMGYGFHLGDTIAKGCKTCQVSFFKKGK; encoded by the coding sequence ATGATTGATAACAAAACTAGTATCAAAGGTGACCCAGTAGTAGACATTCAGAGAGGTGCAATGGGACATCGTGCAACCTGGACCGGTTTAACATACACAAAGGCCAGAGAAGCAGGGAAGGCAGAAGACGCAGAAAAATTTATTCGTGAAGCTATTTCAGAAACAGGTATGGTTCAGGGCGCCGAAATCAAAGCCAAATGCCAGGAACCAGAAAACGTTTCATGCTTTGCAGAAACTTTCCTAACTCCGAATGTCGTCAAGACTTTTGAACTTGAATTCAAGACAAAAACTGAGGAAAGAGTGGACATAGAATTCCATCACTGCCCACTGGTGAAAGCATGGCAGGATTTAGGCTTTGATGATGCAACCTGCGAGAAATTATGCGACATGGCTATGGATGGTGACAGACGTATTGCTAAGGCTATGGGATATGGATTCCACTTGGGAGATACTATTGCCAAAGGATGCAAGACCTGTCAGGTATCTTTTTTTAAAAAGGGCAAATAA
- a CDS encoding L-serine ammonia-lyase, iron-sulfur-dependent, subunit alpha, whose translation MDKIQYDNFVRILKEELIPAMGCTEPIAIAFTAAKAREVLGQMPERMVIRCSGNIIKNVKGVVVPNSGGQKGVEVAGILGVVAGKVELELQVISQVKQEDIDKAKMLYSQGICSCELEEGEENLYIRAELKAGQETAAVEVRSKHNHIARIEKNGQLVFEQNDIATQKSGDRSKLNIRDILQFANEVHLDDVREIISRQIKYNSAISEEGLTNKWGAQVGQTFLKLGGNDVRIRARAAAAAGSDARMNGCALPVVINSGSGNQGITCTMPVVVYAEDMGAEVDILYRALVLTNLLSLHQKRYIGNLSAYCGAVSAGASAACGIAYLNGADYDVIGKTIINALGNVGGIVCDGAKASCAAKISSAVDAGIMGYEMAKSNLVFPFGEGLVEKDYEHTIQNIGRMGRYGMKSTDVEILNIMIGK comes from the coding sequence ATGGATAAGATTCAATATGATAATTTTGTTAGGATATTAAAAGAAGAGTTGATTCCAGCTATGGGCTGTACGGAACCGATTGCCATTGCGTTTACAGCCGCGAAGGCAAGAGAGGTACTTGGACAGATGCCGGAACGGATGGTTATCCGCTGCAGCGGCAATATAATTAAAAATGTTAAGGGAGTTGTCGTACCTAATTCCGGAGGTCAGAAAGGCGTCGAAGTGGCAGGCATCTTAGGCGTTGTTGCAGGAAAGGTAGAACTGGAGCTTCAGGTCATCAGCCAGGTAAAACAGGAAGACATCGATAAGGCGAAAATGTTATACAGTCAGGGAATCTGCAGCTGTGAGCTGGAAGAAGGAGAAGAAAATCTTTACATCCGCGCAGAATTGAAAGCCGGACAGGAAACGGCAGCTGTGGAAGTCAGAAGCAAGCACAATCACATAGCCAGAATTGAAAAAAATGGTCAGTTGGTATTTGAACAGAATGATATTGCAACTCAAAAGTCTGGGGATAGGTCAAAGCTCAATATTAGAGACATACTCCAGTTTGCCAATGAAGTACACTTGGATGATGTAAGGGAAATCATCAGTAGACAGATTAAGTACAATTCTGCTATATCAGAAGAAGGCTTGACCAATAAATGGGGGGCCCAAGTGGGGCAGACTTTCCTGAAACTTGGCGGTAATGATGTGCGGATCAGGGCAAGAGCGGCGGCAGCGGCAGGTTCTGATGCGAGAATGAATGGATGTGCCCTCCCTGTAGTCATCAACTCAGGAAGCGGAAACCAGGGGATCACCTGTACGATGCCGGTTGTTGTTTATGCTGAAGATATGGGAGCAGAAGTAGATATCCTTTATCGAGCTCTTGTTCTGACAAATCTGTTGTCCCTTCATCAGAAACGTTATATTGGAAACCTGTCTGCTTACTGTGGAGCTGTATCGGCCGGAGCATCTGCGGCTTGTGGCATTGCTTATCTGAATGGTGCGGATTATGATGTCATCGGAAAGACCATCATCAATGCTCTGGGGAATGTGGGCGGCATTGTGTGCGATGGGGCCAAGGCTTCGTGCGCAGCTAAAATTTCCAGCGCAGTAGATGCGGGTATCATGGGCTATGAAATGGCAAAAAGCAATCTGGTCTTTCCATTCGGAGAAGGACTTGTAGAGAAAGATTATGAACATACAATCCAGAATATCGGTCGTATGGGCCGCTATGGCATGAAATCCACTGATGTAGAAATTCTTAATATTATGATAGGAAAGTAA
- a CDS encoding WG repeat-containing protein → MELKSNIKLLLLVISISFVALACPVNSSAETLTAQQEALNTNSDLDKSKTSLVQEASSIPQKEIDTTLAQVKIDGKWGFIDNTGKFIIPATFDEVRYFQDGLIAVKSQGKWGYYDKFGQVIVPVQFKEVTDYKEGFVAVKNDNNKWGFYDKKGAIIVPIQFEEVAGFKDGVALVKDNKKWGFYDNKGNLSIPVQFTEASFFSEGLAPVKSDNKWGFIDRSGKTVIPCQYQEVMTFSEGLAPVKVNDKWGYIDKSGRLVIAAQFKSIAHGFSEGLSAVNLEGKWKYIDKNGTALFAAPFDSLFPFKDGLAEVRVIKKSVGFFDVVAFAVGASANFYDIDTSVIKSNEKRGYIDRTGKLIVPTKYDLVNTYDEDLAIVKVDDKWGCVDKKGTFVIPAQYEEMSQFQDGIAKVKIDGKWGFINKTGKLLSIYQFDEVSPFSNGLAAVNREGKWGFLSKEGKITISPQFDEVHSFNNDLAVVKKDDLWCVINMDGKVVIRSWRGVSKISDFSTSLAAVKVDGKWGYMDTNGKLVIQPTFSDAGLFFVR, encoded by the coding sequence TTGGAACTTAAAAGTAATATAAAACTTCTATTACTAGTAATTAGTATCAGTTTCGTAGCGCTGGCGTGCCCAGTAAACAGTTCAGCTGAAACCTTGACAGCACAACAAGAGGCATTAAACACTAACTCAGACTTGGATAAATCAAAAACATCTTTGGTTCAGGAAGCAAGCTCTATACCGCAAAAGGAAATAGATACAACATTAGCACAGGTAAAAATCGATGGCAAGTGGGGATTTATTGATAACACTGGAAAGTTTATAATACCTGCAACTTTTGATGAAGTGAGATATTTTCAGGATGGGCTGATAGCTGTTAAAAGCCAAGGAAAGTGGGGCTATTACGATAAATTCGGACAAGTTATCGTGCCCGTCCAATTTAAAGAAGTAACTGACTACAAAGAAGGTTTTGTGGCGGTAAAAAATGATAATAATAAATGGGGCTTTTATGATAAAAAAGGTGCGATTATTGTACCAATACAGTTTGAAGAGGTAGCTGGCTTTAAGGATGGTGTAGCTCTAGTTAAAGATAATAAAAAATGGGGCTTCTATGACAATAAGGGGAATCTGTCAATTCCAGTACAGTTTACAGAAGCAAGTTTCTTTTCGGAAGGCCTGGCTCCGGTGAAAAGTGATAATAAGTGGGGTTTTATCGACCGAAGCGGAAAAACAGTGATACCTTGCCAATACCAAGAGGTTATGACGTTTAGTGAAGGCTTAGCGCCTGTAAAGGTTAATGATAAGTGGGGTTATATTGATAAAAGCGGTCGTTTGGTAATCGCTGCACAATTTAAAAGTATTGCACACGGATTTAGCGAAGGTTTGTCAGCAGTAAATCTTGAAGGAAAATGGAAGTATATTGATAAAAATGGTACTGCTTTATTCGCGGCACCCTTTGATAGCCTTTTCCCCTTCAAAGATGGGCTGGCTGAAGTTCGAGTCATAAAAAAAAGTGTAGGCTTTTTTGATGTCGTGGCATTTGCTGTTGGGGCCAGCGCCAATTTTTATGATATAGATACTAGTGTGATAAAAAGTAACGAAAAGCGCGGTTATATTGATCGGACTGGAAAATTGATTGTGCCGACAAAATATGATCTCGTAAATACCTACGATGAGGATTTGGCAATTGTAAAGGTTGACGATAAATGGGGCTGTGTTGATAAGAAAGGTACATTTGTAATACCTGCTCAATATGAAGAAATGTCGCAATTCCAAGATGGTATAGCGAAGGTAAAGATAGATGGTAAGTGGGGTTTTATAAATAAAACCGGAAAATTATTATCAATCTATCAATTTGATGAGGTTTCTCCATTTTCAAATGGTTTAGCCGCAGTGAACCGGGAGGGAAAATGGGGATTTCTATCAAAAGAGGGCAAGATTACGATTTCACCACAATTTGATGAAGTTCATAGTTTTAACAACGACTTAGCAGTCGTTAAGAAGGATGATCTATGGTGCGTAATCAATATGGATGGAAAAGTTGTCATTCGATCATGGCGTGGCGTCTCAAAAATATCGGATTTCTCTACAAGTTTAGCTGCGGTAAAGGTTGATGGAAAATGGGGCTATATGGATACAAACGGAAAATTGGTTATCCAGCCAACCTTTAGTGATGCCGGGTTATTTTTTGTAAGGTAG
- a CDS encoding methyl-accepting chemotaxis protein, translating to MEKQENEKIPILEAFKLVLPYLNQIAREDMAVGLTDLNEYLGSHQAKGFEINLPVGKPIKGIGRIEECIKTGKANYADIPKEIYGRQLKTIFVPIYQNGKIVGTLSSGIDAQNTMDMIDIVEKLTEATGYATNNVEQVAQGASDLAESGQNSIKLAQEMNDKTRQTTELLEFIKAIAAQTNLLGLNAAIEAARAGEHGRGFAVVAEEVRKLSDQSQDAMKKIQKTLQEMNNAVMEMGKATEITGSVSQQQAASTQEIMSTLEEINSTAKRLELVINRYR from the coding sequence ATGGAAAAACAGGAAAATGAAAAAATCCCCATATTAGAGGCATTTAAATTAGTATTGCCATATTTGAATCAAATCGCACGGGAAGACATGGCAGTGGGATTAACTGATTTAAATGAGTATTTAGGATCTCACCAAGCGAAAGGTTTTGAAATTAATTTGCCAGTAGGCAAGCCGATTAAGGGCATAGGGAGAATTGAAGAATGTATAAAAACAGGTAAAGCCAATTATGCAGATATACCGAAAGAAATTTATGGCCGCCAACTTAAAACAATCTTCGTCCCTATCTATCAAAATGGTAAGATTGTGGGTACGCTGAGTTCTGGTATAGATGCTCAGAACACCATGGATATGATTGATATCGTTGAGAAATTGACAGAGGCCACTGGTTATGCTACCAACAATGTTGAACAAGTGGCGCAGGGGGCATCTGATCTAGCGGAATCTGGACAAAATAGTATTAAGTTGGCTCAAGAAATGAACGATAAAACCCGTCAGACTACCGAACTATTGGAATTTATAAAAGCCATTGCTGCTCAAACGAATCTCCTAGGTTTAAATGCTGCCATTGAGGCAGCTAGGGCGGGAGAACATGGTCGTGGCTTTGCCGTAGTGGCAGAAGAGGTTCGCAAACTGTCTGATCAGTCACAAGATGCAATGAAAAAAATTCAAAAAACGTTACAAGAAATGAATAATGCTGTGATGGAAATGGGTAAAGCTACCGAGATAACTGGGTCTGTAAGTCAACAGCAGGCAGCATCTACCCAGGAAATAATGTCTACTCTTGAGGAGATTAATAGTACAGCCAAGCGATTAGAGTTAGTTATCAATCGGTATCGATAA